In a genomic window of Muntiacus reevesi chromosome 1, mMunRee1.1, whole genome shotgun sequence:
- the AGXT gene encoding alanine--glyoxylate aminotransferase, which yields MPWALTTARAVLGHRAAGWVRTMASHSLLVAPPAALSKPLSIPSRLLLGPGPSNLTPRVMAAGGLQTLGHMHREVYQIMDEIKQGIQYVFQTRNALTLAISGSGHCALEAALFNLLEPGDSFLVGVSGIWGQRAQDIAERIGARVYPMIKVPGGHFTLQEVEEALARHKPVLLFLAHGESSTGVMQPLDGYGELCHRYQCLLLVDSVASLGGAPIHMDRQGIDVLYSGSQKVLNAPPGTSLISFSDKAKSKIYARKTKPVSFYLDIKWLANFWGCDDKPRMYHHTTPVVSLYSLRESLAHLAEQGLENSWRQHREASEYLHACLQGLGLQLFVKDPALRLPTITSVVVPTGYDWRDIVKYIMDHHDIEIAGGLGPSAGKVLRIGLLGGNATRENVGRVTRALRDALQRCPRNKL from the exons ATGCCCTGGGCACTGACCACGGCCAGGGCGGTCCTGGGGCACAGGGCGGCAGGCTGGGTGAGGACTATGGCCTCCCACTCGCTGCTGGTGGCCCCTCCGGCGGCCCTGAGCAAGCCGCTGTCCATCCCCAGCCGGCTGCTGCTGGGGCCAGGCCCCTCCAACCTGACCCCCCGCGTCATGGCGGCCGGGGGGCTGCAGACGCTGGGCCACATGCACCGGGAGGTATACCAG ATCATGGACGAGATCAAGCAAGGCATCCAGTACGTGTTCCAGACCAGGAACGCCCTCACCCTGGCCATCAGCGGCTCGGGGCACTGCGCCCTGGAGGCCGCCCTGTTCAACCTGCTGGAGCCGGGCGACTCCTTCCTGGTCGGGGTCAGCGGCATCTGGGGGCAGCGGGCCCAGGACATCGCGGAGCGCATCG GAGCCCGCGTGTACCCGATGATCAAGGTGCCTGGAGGCCACTTCACTctgcaggaggtggaggag GCCCTGGCCCGGCACAAGCCAGTGCTCCTGTTCCTGGCCCATGGAGAGTCATCCACTGGCGTGATGCAGCCCCTCGATGGCTATGGGGAGCTCTGTCACAG GTACCAGTGCCTGCTCCTGGTGGATTCGGTGGCATCCCTGGGGGGCGCCCCCATCCACATGGACCGGCAGG GCATCGACGTCCTCTACTCGGGCTCCCAGAAGGTCCTGAACGCGCCCCCAGGCACCTCGCTCATCTCCTTCAGTGACAAGGCCAA AAGTAAGATCTATGCTCGTAAGACCAAGCCTGTCTCTTTCTACCTGGACATCAAGTGGCTGGCCAACTTCTGGGGCTGTGATGACAAGCCCAGGAT GTACCACCACACCACCCCCGTCGTCAGCCTGTACAGCCTGAGGGAGAGCCTGGCCCACCTGGCGGAGCag GGCCTGGAGAACAGCTGGCGACAGCACCGCGAGGCCTCCGAGTACCTGCACGCGTGTCTGCAGGGGCTGGGCCTGCAGCTGTTCGTGAAGGACCCG GCGCTCCGACTGCCCACAATCACCAGTGTGGTGGTCCCCACGGGCTATGACTGGAGGGACATTGTCAAGTACATCATGGACCACCACGACATCGAGATTGCGGGCGGCCTTGGGCCCTCGGCTGGGAAG GTGCTGCGGATCGGCCTGCTGGGCGGCAACGCCACGCGGGAGAACGTGGGCCGGGTGACCCGGGCCCTGCGGGACGCCCTGCAGCGCTGCCCCCGCAACAAGCTGTGA